The Trueperaceae bacterium genomic interval ACCTCGACGCTGCATACGCCGCCGGCGCGGTCGCGCGCTCGACACTGCTGCGGATGACGATCCACGCCGTGAGCGCCGAGGACTACCCGACGCTCTACGGCACCATGCACAAGCGCCTGCGCGGCGCTCGTCTCGGCGACCCGCGTTTCACCAAGACCGGCGTGCCTGCCGCGGCCGCGCTCGAGGCGCTCCCAGAGCTGCTCGAGCACCTGACCGTGCCGCGCTCGAAGGACGAGATCGACGACTGGCTGGGCGAGCGCTTGGGCGTGCGTCACGAGCGGGTGTTCTGGGCGCTGCGGTCTTTCGCGCCGTTCTGGCACGTGCCGAACGGCGGCCCCTGGTCGTTCGCGCGGGGCCACGCCTTCCGCGCGGCGCCCGAGCCGATGCGCGAGCCGTGGGAGGAGGCCGCCGCGGCGGCGCTGCGTCGCTACCTGCGGGCCTTCGGCCCGGCGACGGTGAAGGACTTCGCCCGCTTCACGTTGCTGACGCGCGAGATGGCCCGCGAGGCCGTGGCGGCGGCTGGCGATACGATCGTCGGGTACGAGGGTCCGGACGGGTCCGAGCTCTTCGACGTGCCCGGCGCGCCCCTGCCCGACGGGGACACGCCGGCCCCACCGCGCCTGCTGCCGATGTGGGACAGCGCGCTGATGGCGCACGAGGTGCCCGGCCGCCTGCTGGACGACGGACTCAGGCCGCTCGTCGTGAAGCGCAACGGCGACGTGCTGCCGACCGTGCTGCTGGACGGACGCGTGGCCGGCGTGTGGCGCCCCGCCGAGAGGGGCGTGGAGGTGAGCGCGTTCCGGAAGCTCACGCGGGACGAATGGGACGGCTTGGCAGCGGAGGCCGAGCGCCTAGCCCCCCTCGCGGAGCGCGGTCCGCTGCTCCACGCCCGTTTCCTCAACTGGTGGCGGGACCTGGAGGCCGCCGAGGTGCGCCTGCTGCCCTACGCGACGACCTCGGTGAGGTAGCCGGGCAGCTCGACGGGCTCGATCCGCAGCGCCTCGAAGAGCGGCGCCGGCAGGGACAGGTCCCCGACGACGAGGCGGCCGACGTTCCCGCCGGGCTTCACGCCCACCTTCGGCAGCGCGATGGCCATGGTGATGTCGGCCTTCACGACGTCGCCCGGGGTCTCGCCGGTGTCGGCGACCATGCCGGTGGGGACGTCGAGCGAGATCACGCAGCAGTCGGCGTCGGAGTGGTTGAGCACGGTGATCACGTCGAGCGTGCGCCCCCTGGGCGGACCCTCGAGGTTCGTCCCGATGGCGGCGTCGATGATCACCGCGAACTTCATCTTGGGGAGGCTGTTGCGCACCTTGACGCGCTCGAAGTGCTTGAGGTGCTCGAGCTGCTCCTTCGGGGTGCCGGAGTAGTTCTCGGCCTCGTGGGTGGGCACGACCCATACCCGCCGACCGCGGGCGGCGAGCAGGCGCGCGGCG includes:
- a CDS encoding NAD(P)H-hydrate epimerase, encoding MGFPTVKWDDLPAITASQMQQLIMLATGKFGLDNRVLVEHTARNLVSLIDEVGSDGPVLVVAGRGNNGSGGLAAARLLAARGRRVWVVPTHEAENYSGTPKEQLEHLKHFERVKVRNSLPKMKFAVIIDAAIGTNLEGPPRGRTLDVITVLNHSDADCCVISLDVPTGMVADTGETPGDVVKADITMAIALPKVGVKPGGNVGRLVVGDLSLPAPLFEALRIEPVELPGYLTEVVA
- a CDS encoding winged helix DNA-binding domain-containing protein is translated as MAGGGRRRLSARDLNRATLARQLLLAREPLPAAVGVRRVLALQAQEPVGPYLALTARLEGFAPEDLDAAYAAGAVARSTLLRMTIHAVSAEDYPTLYGTMHKRLRGARLGDPRFTKTGVPAAAALEALPELLEHLTVPRSKDEIDDWLGERLGVRHERVFWALRSFAPFWHVPNGGPWSFARGHAFRAAPEPMREPWEEAAAAALRRYLRAFGPATVKDFARFTLLTREMAREAVAAAGDTIVGYEGPDGSELFDVPGAPLPDGDTPAPPRLLPMWDSALMAHEVPGRLLDDGLRPLVVKRNGDVLPTVLLDGRVAGVWRPAERGVEVSAFRKLTRDEWDGLAAEAERLAPLAERGPLLHARFLNWWRDLEAAEVRLLPYATTSVR